AGTGAATCTATTTCTTTTAGCATTGATTTATAGGCTTTCTCGATATTTTCATATTTAAATTTGTTGGCCTCAAAATCGTAAATTTCATCAGTTTTATCTTCGTCAGAAATTGACTTGTCTAATTCATCTAATTCATTTTTAAGACTTTCAGATTCATCAAATTTATTACGCATTAGTCAGTATTTATCACTAAAAAATTTTTCTTGAATTAATTCAAGGTTCAAAATATTTGATTTATATCCTTTAGCAGCACTCTTTTTGCTTTTGCTTTCAAGTTTTTCAAGTTCACCATTTAATATTTCAGATAAAGCATTAGTTTTATCTTCGCTCTCTTGGTAATATTTGCTTATTAGCTCAATGTCATCTTTGATTAAGTCAAAATTATTGACGAAAATTTGGTAGATGTCATAAACATCAACTAATGGAATGCTGTCCATATTTTCAAAAATATAATCAGTTAGTGCCTCCTCAAACTCAACAAGATTAATGTGCTCAATTTGCTCAACTGAAGTTACAAAATTTTTGAAAAACTTTAAAAATTTAGCGCTTTTTTTGTCAAAACTATTAATGTATTCAGATACATTTCATTCGCCATTAATAGTTGGATTTATATCTTCTTTAGCAACTTTTAATTCATAATAATTGTTTGCATTTATTTTGAATAATTTGTCTTTTAAGCCTGTAAATAAGCCGAAAAAGTTATCAAGCTTTGCTAACTCTTCCTTACTTATACCACCATGCATGAGTGAATAAAGATCATGCTGCTCTTGTTTTTTAAAGTTGTCAATATATCTAGATATATTAAGATTGTAATCATTTGCAACAATTTCATCAAGCAACACACGACGCGAAAAGTTTTTTATTTCAATTCTGTTATTTACTACATCAGCAATTTTTTTAATGTGTGACTTAGAAAATTTATTGTTTTTACCTTCTTTAACATAAAGTTTTGAAGCATCAACAAATAAAATATCTTTTTCGCTTCTGTGTTTTTTAAGAATCATAATTATTGTTGGAATTCCAGTGCCATAGAACATATTGGCAGGTAAGCCAATAATTGTATCTATTTGTTGTTTTTGAATCAAAGTCTTACGAATTTGACCTTCAGAATTTCCTCTAAATAAAACTCCATGTGGCAAGACTATTGCCATAATGCCATCAGGTTGCACGTGGTAAAGATCATGAAGTAAAAATGCATAATCTGCTTTTGTTTTAGGTGCTATGCCATATTCAATATATCTAGGGTCTAAAGTATGTTTTTCTGCATTTCAGTTTTGAGAATAAGGCGGATTTGAAACAACAGCATCAACTGACAAATGCTGATATGAGCTATAGTCATTATTTTCAAACATTGGTCAATCTTGCTCTAAAGTATCGCCATTACGAGCATGAATTTCGGTTGGGCTGATGTTTTTCATAATCAAATTCATTCTAGTTAAGTTGAAAACTTCAGCTTTTAATTCCTGCGCATAATAGCTTACTGGACTATTACCACTGTTATATTTTTTAAACTCTTGGCCAATAGTTAAAAGCAGTGAACCAGAACCACTTGTTGGGTCGTAAACTTTAATAAATTCCCTGTCTTTTAAGTGATATGCAACTATTTTAGACATTAATTCTGACACTTCATGAGGAGTATAAAACTCACCAGCTTTTTTGCCAGCTGATGAAGCAAAACGGGCAATAAGATATTCATAAATGTAGCCTAAAACATCATAATCTTGATTAGTTGAAGGAATATCATTAATAATATCTAGCAAGTCAGAAATTACTTTAGTTTGCTCGTTAGTGTCCGCACCTAGTTTGCTTAAATCTCTTTCAAATTTTGCAAATAAATCTTTAAATAATGATTTATGTGCATCATTAATGCTGTTATTAAAGTTATTAAAAGCTTGCTGAAAATTTTGAATATTAAAGCTGCTTTTGTTTTCTAATCACGCAATGAATAAATCTGAATAGTCTATAAAATTGCCATTTTCGTCAATGCACTCTTTTTTTGCATCCTTGAATATTTCATAGTTACCTTCTAAATTATCACCAGTATAAAAAGCACTAAAATTAGATATGTTGTCTAAATATTTGCTATCAAAATATTTAAGCTGATCTTTAGATATTCAATTTTTAATTAAATAATCAGTTTGCTTTTCGCACAAAAACTTATAAAGTATTAGCCCTAAAACATAGTCTTTATATTCATAAGCTTCTAATTTGTCTCTTAATTTATTAGCTGCAGCTCAAATTTTAGAACCTAATTTTTCCTTAGTTATCTTGTTGCCCATTATACTCCCCTTTGCTATAAAAAGTTATAATATTTTAATTATATTAATTAAGTCATAAAAGCTGCAAAATATGACTTAAAAACTATGCTTTTATTTGTGTTTTAAAATTTAATTTTTTAGCAAGAATGTGCGCTATAGCTAATTAACTAGCTTAAAAATTTAGTTAAAAACTGGCGTGAAATTTCTTCAGTATCGAGTTATTTTTCTAACTTTATTTAGGATCTATAAATCACCAACTAGTAGCTCTACAGCACAACCCTTTAGCCTCCTTAGTCATCTTTTAGCCTAAGCATGTCAAAATGTAAAAAAATTTATACTCGTAATAAAAAGGGTAAAAATACCTTAAATTATTTGAATTGCCAACAAATTACTCTAAAAATAAGTAAAATATATAAAATAAAAGGTAATTTTACCCTAAATTTTATGAGGTGTCTATGCAAATAAAGAGAGACTTTTATTTGAATAAGCTTATTGAAAAAATGAATAATAGCAGAGTAAAAATTATT
This sequence is a window from Mycoplasmopsis agalactiae PG2. Protein-coding genes within it:
- a CDS encoding type I restriction-modification system subunit M, yielding MGNKITKEKLGSKIWAAANKLRDKLEAYEYKDYVLGLILYKFLCEKQTDYLIKNWISKDQLKYFDSKYLDNISNFSAFYTGDNLEGNYEIFKDAKKECIDENGNFIDYSDLFIAWLENKSSFNIQNFQQAFNNFNNSINDAHKSLFKDLFAKFERDLSKLGADTNEQTKVISDLLDIINDIPSTNQDYDVLGYIYEYLIARFASSAGKKAGEFYTPHEVSELMSKIVAYHLKDREFIKVYDPTSGSGSLLLTIGQEFKKYNSGNSPVSYYAQELKAEVFNLTRMNLIMKNISPTEIHARNGDTLEQDWPMFENNDYSSYQHLSVDAVVSNPPYSQNWNAEKHTLDPRYIEYGIAPKTKADYAFLLHDLYHVQPDGIMAIVLPHGVLFRGNSEGQIRKTLIQKQQIDTIIGLPANMFYGTGIPTIIMILKKHRSEKDILFVDASKLYVKEGKNNKFSKSHIKKIADVVNNRIEIKNFSRRVLLDEIVANDYNLNISRYIDNFKKQEQHDLYSLMHGGISKEELAKLDNFFGLFTGLKDKLFKINANNYYELKVAKEDINPTINGEWNVSEYINSFDKKSAKFLKFFKNFVTSVEQIEHINLVEFEEALTDYIFENMDSIPLVDVYDIYQIFVNNFDLIKDDIELISKYYQESEDKTNALSEILNGELEKLESKSKKSAAKGYKSNILNLELIQEKFFSDKYWLMRNKFDESESLKNELDELDKSISDEDKTDEIYDFEANKFKYENIEKAYKSMLKEIDSLDQESIEFKLTSICLLRSKISKVDKDKKELSNFLTEESYNKYISLSGDEFYELLIEKWTTPIIEQINQIGINLVDDFISKIESLAEKYSDTLEDINDQIVASERELVELLKDLKGQESDMKAIDELIKILGGK